GATGCAGCAGGTCGCTTGATTCTCAAGCGACCTGCTGAGCTTCTTCGGCTCCGCCGAGGTTAAGTTGCCAGAACCCCAATGCAACAGGCAGCCTGAATTTCAGGCTGCCCAGTCGGTCTTCTTTTCCGTTCACGCTTAAGTTGCCAGAACCGGTGCGGAGGGTCGCACGTGTTCGTTTGATCTGTCAAGGGTTTGGTGGAGCCTCAGTTCAGGATGTAAGCCTGCTCCTCGAAGGCCGTCGGTGACTGATACCCCAACGACGAGTGACGACGGCGACGGTTATAGAACACTTCAATCCACTCGAACACCTCTGTCCGTGTCTGGGCACGGTCCCACTGCGCTTCGCCAAGCCCCATCTCCGTCTTCAATGTCGCAAAAAAGCTTTCCTGGACAGCGTTATCCCAGCATTCTCCTGCCTCGCTCATACTCTGAACGGCCTGCAATCTGTCCAGCGCCTGCTGGTACACATCGCTCGTATACTGGCTCCCTCGATCCGAATGATGCAGGAGTCCGCCTGGTGGGTTCCGACGAGCCACCGCCATCTCCAACGCCGCTGTGACCAGCGGCGTCTGAAGTCGCTCATTCAGCGCCCAGCCGACAATTTTCCTCGAGTACAGGTCCATGACCGTCGCCAGGTACAACCAGCCTTCACGGGTGGGGACATACGTGATGTCCGTGACCCACTTCTGATTCGGGCCGTCCGCAGTGAACACCCGATCAAGAATGTTTTCTGCGACTGGGCGCGAAGATTTCGCCTTCGTCGTCGTCCGGAACTTCCGCTTTCCACGCGCGACAAGCTGTGCTTGTCGCATGAGCCGCCTGATCCGCTGACGACTGACCTGCTCTCCCTGTGCCTTCAGGTCGGCTTGGATGCGCAGCGCCCCGTATGTTCCCCGGCTTTCCTCGAAGCTGGTCCTGATTTTCTCGATCAGCACGCGGTCTTTTGAGATCCTCTTGCTCTCCGGCCTTCCCCGCGCAGCGTAGTACCCGCTGATGCTCACGTCCAGAATCCGGCACATCAGCTCGACTGGAAACTCGTCGTGGTGCCGCTCGATGAACCTGAAGATCAGGGTTGCTTGGCGAAGAAGCGGCCAAGCCCCATACGGGTGCTGTTCTGGCCAAGACAGGCCAGCGCTTTTTTCAGGATATCCCGTTCCTGTCGTGCAATTTCCAGCTCCCGCTCCAGTTCCTTAAGGCGAGCCTCCTGTGGTGAAAGGGCGGGGATTCCCCGCCCGGTGAAGGCTGGGCGGCCGGAGGCCGTCTGGGTGTCCTGCTGCTGCTTCCACCGGACGACGTAGTGAGGGGGAACGCCGAGATCGCGGGCAATCTGGGCGCAACTCTTTCCGGTCGTGCGAACCAACCGGACGGCTTCTTGTTTGAACTCAGCGGTGAATTGCTGCTTGGGTACGGACATTCTGTCCTCCAGTGTGGATCACACTGAACTTACCCTCCACCAAACTCTATCCAGTTCAGTTCCTACTCGTTGGGTTTGAGGATCACCTTCGTCCAGCCGTCTGTGCGGTTATCGAAGTTTTTGTATGCGTCGGGGGCCTGTTCCAGCGGCAGGCGGTGCGACACCAGGAATGATGGCTTGGCACGATCAGCGTGAATCAGGTCGCGCAACTCCCGGTTATACGCCTTCACGTTGGCTTGCCCCGAACCCATCCGCAGGCCCTTGAAGAAGAAATTGCCGATGTCGAAGGCAATCTGACCTCGCTTCATCAGGTTGTCCGGCGATTTCGGATCCTGCGGAACGAAGACACCCACCACGCCGATCTGCCCTGTGGCGCGAGTGGTCTTCACCAGATTGTTCATGGTCAGGTTGGGGATCTCCTGTCCGCCGTGGTCGTGGCACTGCCAGCCCACACATTCGCAGCCCTTATCTGTACCCCGGCCGTTCGTCAGTTCCATGATCTGTTCGACTGGGTCGTGCTCGGCGTCGTTGACAGCAATGGCTCCGATCTGTTCGGCCAGCTTCAGGCGATCCTTGTGGCGGTCGACCACGATGACTTGCCGGGCCCCCTGAATCATGGCGGAGTAAGCGGCCATCAGTCCCACTGGTCCCGCCCCATAAATCGCGATGCTGTCACCGGGCATCAGATTGGCGAGCCGCGTGGCGTGCCAGCCCGTCGGAAAAATGTCGGCCAGCATCACATAGTCGTCCTCTTTCTCGGCGGCGTCCTCGGGGAGCTTCAGGCAGTTGAAATCACCGAAGGGCACCCGCAAGTACTGGGCCTGTCCACCCTGAAACGGGCCCATGTCGGCAAACCCGTAGGCAGCCCCGGCCTGCCCCGGCGCCACCGTCAGGCAGGCTCCAGTCAACCCCTTTTCGCAGTTCCGGCAGAAGCCACAGCCGATATTGAACGGCAGACAGACCTTGTCACCCACCTTAATGCGGTACACCGCCCGGCCGATTTCCACCACTTCACCCAGGTTTTCATGCCCAAGCACCCGCCCGCACTCGATGTCGGTGCGGCCCTCGTACATGTGCAGGTCGGAACCGCAGATGTTGGTACTCGTGATTTTCACCAGCACATCGGTGGGTTGCTCAATCTGGGGGTCGGCCACGTCGACAACGCGAATATCACGCGGTCCGTTGTAAATGACAGCTTTCATATGAAACCTCCAACTCCGGCGTATCGGTGACCCGGAGTCCCATTCCTGCTCTTGGTTCGTTCTGGCGTGGCGGGGGCTTAGACCGCTTTGGGATTGATCGCGCTGGCCACGACCGTGAGCTGTTGGTCGGTTTCTTCCTCTTCCTTCAGGGTGGTTTCCAACAGTTTGACCGCCTTCGCCTCACCCAGCAGACCCGCATAGGTGGCGGCGGTGCCATAGCTGGCGATTTCCAGGTGCTCGACCCGCTGCGCAGCCATGATCAGGGCGGCGTCACGTACGATGCCCGGCTCGTTGCCGGTGATGATGTCGTTGCCTTCCCTCACCAGCCCGAGCATCGCGCCGCTGACCTTGCCGAGCGGAGACTCGCCCAACCCAGAGAAGATCTTTTCCAGGCGCTTGACATGTTCTTGCGTCTGCGTCAGGTGGAGTTCGAAGCCTTCTTTCAGCTTTGGCGTCACCGCCGACTGCGCCATCACGGGAAGCGCGATGAGCAGTTGCTGCTCCGCGGAGTAAAGGTCACGCAGAAGGGAGACGTACAGGTCATTGAGAGTGTGATAGCGCATGGTCATTCTCCTTGCGTCGCTGAGATCGTCTGGACGGGTGACAGAACAAAGCAATGACCTCGCGGGGGATTCCCCGTGATCTTCTCTTGCTCTCCCTGTGGCGGTTGTTTCCGCGCTGCATTATGCACAAGTCAGGGTTAATCAGTGTTTAAAGCCCGTGAAGCATATCTTGAGAAACGCTCAGCACCTGACACTTTGGGAAATTGATGGACTGGAAGTCTGTGATTAGCGACCCGGCGAGTAGGGGCACACCACCTCATCGCATAGGATGAGCAGCATGACCGAGCGGCTGACGGCACAGGAGCTTCACGAGCTCCTCCGCCAGCAGGCTGAGCAGATCCGCCGACAGGCAGAGCAGATTGAGCGCCTCCAGAAGCGCATCGAGCAGTTGGAGCGGCAGCAGCGCAAGTACGCCGCACCGGTTCTGGCAACTTAACCTCGGCGGAGCCGAAGAAGCTCAGCAGGTCGCTTGAGAATCAAGCGACCTGCTGCATCACTTCTCGCCAGAGGCGAAGTGTCTCGGTCTGGTTGCGTCTTCGAAGATCGGCGGAAACGGTTGTCCGGGTGTGGCGGTGAAGGTTCGAGACTCGGGCATGCAGGGCCAGAAATTCTTGCGTTCTCTGTCGTCGTTTGGATCCCAGTTGACTTCGCTGCTGTTGCCGTGTGGGTCGATGCGACTGCTCGACCAAGTTGTTGCACCGGGCCGCGGACACGACCTGGACGTGCTCCACGGCGTGGAGCACGGGAAGTGCCCGAATGGCGGTGCCATAGCTCCAGAGCTTGTCAGTGTGAATGGCCTCCGGTACGTCGTATTCCCCGAGCAGGCGGACGAAAAAGGACCTGGCCGCTCGGGTGTCGCGATGTTCTTGAAGCAGGATGTCCAGCACAGCTCCATCGTCATCCACCGCCCTCCAAAGCCAATGCTTCTGTCCACCGACCTCGACGTATACCTCGTCCAAATACCATCGGGAACCCCGTCGGGGTTCCCGATGGCGCAACTCCTCAGTGAGGAGGGGGGCGAACTTGATGTTCCATGGCCGCAGCGTTTCGTGACTGACTTGGATGCCGCGCTCGTGGAGCAGTTCTTGAACGTCCCGCTGGCTGAGTGGGAAGCGGTGGTACAGCCGCAGAGCGTAGCCGATCACGCTCAGGGGAAAACGGTGGCGGTAGCGGTCAGTCACAGCTCACCAGCCTACAGAGGTTAAGTTGCCAGAACCACGCGAATGAATCCTGGCGCGCCACGCTTGGCAATGACCTCGTGCAGGACGTCCTTCACGTCCATGGACGTGAAGGACTCCGCCACCCGCAGCGCCAGGGACTGACGGGTGAACTCGTCAGTCAGCGTCAGGATCTTCAACGTCGTCCCCTCCAGGGTCTGATCGAAGAGGAAGTCGTACGTCCACACGTGATCCGGGAACTCAGCCTGCATGGGAACACTCGCCCCCGTGCGGATCTTCTGTCGGCGTCTGGTCGTGACCGTCAGGTGCTCCTCGCGCCAGATGCGCCGGACCTTCTTCCGGTTGACGCGATGTCCTTCCTGGACGAGCAGCGCGTGAATGAAGCGGTACCCGCGTCGGGGATGCACAAGGGCCAGTTCGCGAATGCGCTGCCGGAAGTCCCCATCCTGGCGCGGCTTGGGACGGTCGTACCACGTGGATCTGGGAATGCCCACCAGGAGGCAAGCCCGTTCGGGCTTGACCTGGGCGGCAACGAGCTGCCTCGCTGCCGCCCGTCTCTCGGCGGGCGTCACCGCTTTTTCTGGATCACGTCCTTCATGGCATCGATCTCCAAGCGCTGCTGCCCGACAATTTTCAGGAGGCGGGCGTTCTCCTTCTCCAGACGACGAAGCCGTTTGGCTTCGTCGGGCGCCGTATCGCCATACTTCTTCTTCCAGGCGTAAAAGGACGCCGGACTGCAGCCGAAGTCACGGCACAGGTCCTCGACTGGCTTCTCGCCCTTTTTGGCGTCCTGGAGCAGCTTGATGATCTGATCTTCGCTGAACTGCCGGTTTTTCATGGGGGCCTCGCTTCCCAGCCTACGGCTGGCGGGGGCGAGCCTGACTCTCTACTTCATCCCGTCCAGTTTTCGGGGGGCAGACCAGTGGAGCGCAACATCAACCGGTTCAAGGATTTTCGGGCTTTAGCGACGCGATACGAGAAGCGAGGACATCAGTGTTTGGCCGGCGTACACGTTGCCTGCATCGTGTTGTGGCTCTGAAACGTCAGCCAGACAGACCCTAAGCGAGATTCTGGGCAACCTGGAGGTCGGACTGGACCTCGACTCGGCCGTCAGTGCCGCCCTCGACGGGCAACTCGACGATCTCGCGCATGAGCAGGCCGAGGAACTGGCCGCGCCGCTCGCCGAGACGCTGCCCCGAACAGCCGCGACACTGAGGCGCAGCGGGGCGTGGCTGGCCTGACCCGCCGTCCCCGAGTGCCCGGCGTGAAGGTCGCCCACGGCAGAGATCGTCCCGGGGTCAATGGCTCTTTGCGGGGGCCGCGGCTGGCCCCGGACCTCCCGTGGGCGCCAGGGCCGCTGAGCAGGGTAGGTGGCGCCTGCCGGTAGGGGAGCGGGCAGACGGCCCAGGCGGGCCTGTCGCTGGGCCGCTCTGTCGCGGCCGGCTCACATGGCGCCGCGCGGTCCCGCAGGACTCTGGCCCGTCAGGTCATAGCCTGCGCAGGAAGGCAGACGCGCCGAAGGCGAGCTGGTGGTCGTTGTCGGGACTGATGTTCACGGCCGTCCACAGCACGCGTGTCGTTCGGGCCATCGTCCGCCGGAAGGAGCTGCGCGAGGACCCTGGGCGACGCGGGCAGGGTCACGCTCGCGGTCACGACGCGGGTACTCCATGACCGGTGCAGCGTGAGGACTGTCCTCACTTCGTGGTCACGGTCTGCCGATCTTTAAGGGAGGGAGGGTTGCTCGTCATGGAGCACGCTGCGGATTCGCGTCGCACTGTGTGCCCATGTGGCTTGACAGGGTTTTGCGTGGGGGAGTACAGTTGAAAGCCTGCTGTCTGTTTGTCAGACGGCAGGTTGCTGTGGTGCAGTGGCCCTTTCGGGCCGGTCTGTCCGTGTCGCCGAGGGACTCCGCTGGAGTGCCAGACGTGCGCGTACCACGCTCAAGAAGAATGAGCACGGTGTTGACAAGATCGAGCGCAGCAGATAGACTTCTTCAGTCGCCGAAACCGGAGCCCCGCTCCGAAGAACGCGCACCGGAACGCCAGTTCCGCGAAGCATGACAACGGAAGATGCTTGAGAAGCACAGGCCAGCTCGACAGGGCTGAGTGAGCGGCACGCCCCCCGGTGTGCTCCAGACTCACGAAACGGACGGAGTCCTTCGGGATGAAGTCACAAACGGTACCCAATGGGTACAGCCAAGCGCAAGCTTGGATCAACGAATCGATACCGCTCCGCTTGCGGAGCGTTATGGAACCATTTTTTGGAGAGTTTGATCCTGGCTCAGGGTGAACGCTGGCGGCGTGCTTAAGACATGCAAGTCGAACGGGCTCTTCGGGGCCAGTGGCGCACGGGTGAGTAACGCGTAACTGACCTACCCCAAAGTCGCGGATAACGATTCGAAAGAATCGCTAATACGTGATGTGCTGCTCCCTCGTGTGGGATCAGTAAAGGTTTACTGCTTTGGGATGGGGTTGCGTTCCATCAGCTAGTTGGTGGGGTAAAGGCCCACCAAGGCGACGACGGATCGCCGGCCTGAGAGGGTGGCCGGCCACAGGGGCACTGAGACACGGGTCCCACTCCTACGGGAGGCAGCAGTTAGGAATCTTCCACAATGGGCGAAAGCCTGATGGAGCGACGCCGCGTGAGGGATGAAGGTCTTCGGATCGTAAACCTCTGAATCAGGGACGAAAGACACTTTATGTGGGATGACGGTACCTGAGTAATAGCACCGGCTAACTCCGTGCCAGCAGCCGCGGTAATACGGAGGGTGCAAGCGTTACCCGGAATCACTGGGCGTAAAGGGCGTGTAGGCGGACACTTAAGTCTGGTTTTAAAGACTGCGGCTCAACCGCAGGGATGGACTGGATACTGGGTGTCTTGACCTCTGGAGAGAGAACTGGAATTCCTGGTGTAGCGGTGGAATGCGTAGATACCAGGAGGAACACCAATGGCGAAGGCAGGTTCTTGGACAGAAGGTGACGCTGAGGCGCGAAAGTGTGGGGAGCGAACCGGATTAGATACCCGGGTAGTCCACACCCTAAACGATGTACGTTGGCTAACCGCAGGATGCTGTGGTTGGCGAAGCTAACGCGATAAACGTACCGCCTGGGAAGTACGGCCGCAAGGTTGAAACTCAAAGGAATTGACGGGGGCCCGCACAAGCGGTGGAGCATGTGGTTTAATTCGAAGCAACGCGAAGAACCTTACCAGGTCTTGACATGCATGGAACTCCTGAGAGATCAGGAGGTGCCCTTCGGGGAGCCATGACACAGGTGCTGCATGGCTGTCGTCAGCTCGTGTCGTGAGATGTTGGGTTAAGTCCCGCAACGAGCGCAACCCTTACCTTTAGTTGCCAGCATTGAGTTGGGCACTCTAGAGGGACTGCCTATGAAAGTAGGAGGAAGGCGGGGATGACGTCTAGTCAGCATGGTCC
This is a stretch of genomic DNA from Deinococcus grandis. It encodes these proteins:
- a CDS encoding glutathione-independent formaldehyde dehydrogenase; protein product: MKAVIYNGPRDIRVVDVADPQIEQPTDVLVKITSTNICGSDLHMYEGRTDIECGRVLGHENLGEVVEIGRAVYRIKVGDKVCLPFNIGCGFCRNCEKGLTGACLTVAPGQAGAAYGFADMGPFQGGQAQYLRVPFGDFNCLKLPEDAAEKEDDYVMLADIFPTGWHATRLANLMPGDSIAIYGAGPVGLMAAYSAMIQGARQVIVVDRHKDRLKLAEQIGAIAVNDAEHDPVEQIMELTNGRGTDKGCECVGWQCHDHGGQEIPNLTMNNLVKTTRATGQIGVVGVFVPQDPKSPDNLMKRGQIAFDIGNFFFKGLRMGSGQANVKAYNRELRDLIHADRAKPSFLVSHRLPLEQAPDAYKNFDNRTDGWTKVILKPNE
- a CDS encoding ferritin-like domain-containing protein, with the protein product MRYHTLNDLYVSLLRDLYSAEQQLLIALPVMAQSAVTPKLKEGFELHLTQTQEHVKRLEKIFSGLGESPLGKVSGAMLGLVREGNDIITGNEPGIVRDAALIMAAQRVEHLEIASYGTAATYAGLLGEAKAVKLLETTLKEEEETDQQLTVVASAINPKAV
- a CDS encoding IS6 family transposase; its protein translation is MTDRYRHRFPLSVIGYALRLYHRFPLSQRDVQELLHERGIQVSHETLRPWNIKFAPLLTEELRHREPRRGSRWYLDEVYVEVGGQKHWLWRAVDDDGAVLDILLQEHRDTRAARSFFVRLLGEYDVPEAIHTDKLWSYGTAIRALPVLHAVEHVQVVSAARCNNLVEQSHRPTRQQQRSQLGSKRRQRTQEFLALHARVSNLHRHTRTTVSADLRRRNQTETLRLWREVMQQVA
- a CDS encoding IS3 family transposase; the protein is MTPAERRAAARQLVAAQVKPERACLLVGIPRSTWYDRPKPRQDGDFRQRIRELALVHPRRGYRFIHALLVQEGHRVNRKKVRRIWREEHLTVTTRRRQKIRTGASVPMQAEFPDHVWTYDFLFDQTLEGTTLKILTLTDEFTRQSLALRVAESFTSMDVKDVLHEVIAKRGAPGFIRVVLAT
- a CDS encoding transposase encodes the protein MKNRQFSEDQIIKLLQDAKKGEKPVEDLCRDFGCSPASFYAWKKKYGDTAPDEAKRLRRLEKENARLLKIVGQQRLEIDAMKDVIQKKR